From the genome of Candidatus Polarisedimenticolia bacterium, one region includes:
- a CDS encoding HAD-IIA family hydrolase: MSRSPDYRGVLFDVDGTLLSNDEPVPGAAQAIERLRARGVPFRIGTNTTRRPRSAVAGVLGRGGIRVTIDEVLNPAVLARRRILESGRTRAALLVPPGAREDFAGVTDDETRPDWIVLGDLGRGFTFEVLNRAYHGLRGGARLIALHKNRVWNNGVDGVVLDAGPYVAALEYASGVEAELVGKPSRRFFELAVAEIGLPPAEVLVVGDDLEADCRGGAAAGCRTALVLTGGTTRAALETSGFTPDRVCLSVAEIA, translated from the coding sequence ATGAGCCGGAGCCCTGATTATCGCGGGGTCCTGTTCGACGTGGACGGCACCCTCCTGTCGAACGACGAGCCGGTTCCCGGGGCGGCGCAGGCGATCGAGCGGCTCCGCGCCCGCGGCGTCCCCTTCCGCATCGGGACCAACACGACGCGCCGCCCGAGGTCGGCGGTGGCCGGGGTCCTCGGGCGCGGCGGCATCCGCGTCACGATCGACGAGGTCCTCAACCCCGCGGTCCTCGCGCGCCGGCGCATCCTCGAGTCCGGCCGCACGCGGGCGGCGCTTCTGGTCCCGCCCGGAGCGCGCGAGGATTTCGCCGGCGTCACCGACGACGAGACGCGTCCCGACTGGATCGTCCTCGGCGACCTGGGCCGGGGCTTCACGTTCGAGGTCCTGAACCGCGCCTATCACGGGCTTCGTGGAGGCGCCCGCCTGATCGCCCTGCACAAGAACCGCGTCTGGAACAACGGAGTGGACGGGGTCGTCCTGGACGCCGGTCCCTACGTCGCCGCGCTGGAATACGCCTCCGGCGTCGAGGCGGAGCTGGTCGGGAAGCCGTCGCGCCGGTTCTTCGAGCTGGCCGTCGCGGAGATCGGCCTGCCGCCCGCGGAGGTCCTGGTGGTCGGCGACGATCTCGAGGCCGACTGCCGGGGCGGCGCCGCCGCCGGCTGCCGGACGGCGCTGGTGCTGACGGGGGGAACCACGCGGGCGGCGCTCGAGACGTCCGGCTTCACGCCCGATCGGGTGTGCCTCTCGGTGGCGGAGATCGCCTGA
- a CDS encoding DUF488 domain-containing protein — protein MSPLFFPGYSLRAMPVTVYTVGHSNRSLEALLGILRAHGIECLADVRSVPRSRHNPQFNAESLAKSLPPAGIDYAPVPRLGGLRTPRADSRNLAFRNDSFRGYADYMESPEFDRGIADLLALARAKRTAIMCAEAIYDRCHRSLISDALVCRGVETLHVLDEKRSLRHPLSPSARIVDGRPTYPAAQGSLPDLAAGEDT, from the coding sequence TTGTCCCCCTTGTTCTTTCCGGGGTATTCTCTCCGGGCGATGCCGGTCACGGTGTACACCGTCGGCCACTCCAACCGCTCGTTGGAGGCCCTGCTCGGCATTCTCCGGGCGCACGGGATCGAGTGCCTCGCGGACGTCCGATCGGTGCCGCGCTCGCGGCACAACCCCCAGTTCAACGCCGAGTCGCTGGCGAAATCGCTCCCTCCCGCCGGAATCGACTACGCGCCCGTGCCGCGTCTGGGCGGCCTGCGCACGCCGCGCGCCGACTCGCGCAACCTGGCGTTCCGGAACGACAGCTTCCGCGGCTATGCCGACTACATGGAATCACCCGAGTTCGACAGGGGGATCGCGGATCTGCTGGCCCTGGCGCGCGCGAAGCGCACGGCCATCATGTGCGCCGAGGCGATCTACGACCGCTGCCACCGGTCGCTCATCTCGGATGCGCTGGTGTGCCGGGGCGTCGAAACGCTGCACGTTCTCGACGAGAAGAGGAGCCTCAGGCATCCCCTGTCACCGTCCGCGCGGATCGTGGACGGCCGGCCGACCTATCCCGCCGCGCAGGGGTCCTTGCCCGACCTCGCGGCCGGTGAAGACACCTGA